The Haloarchaeobius amylolyticus genome window below encodes:
- a CDS encoding ATPase, T2SS/T4P/T4SS family has protein sequence MNSYEKTDEGEDRTDTTDGGWAVTDVESTSTGESAETETGGDEAAAGPEYGPQVAEAATAEEAVDAEETDSDETDAAESTTETEAGAATESESLVPSEETDEELERHRGVSTIFEDGETDEEDAEGAASEELVRREEDPETDEATDAPSEELVLREEDPETDEDDDEDPTEFGPDDLVLWVEQRQTAAPRDIVKEILDDVKAYYASVTLDTGFAERPTDEFIEERWFDFSYLEDLVEVERYWVNRPYAYVSIMFDRAAKEFRYEVTEVDLDGFERYVREDLTRILRNSLMYHDIESERGREFVFEEKAKEIIAEHAATVEDGSIYKLLYYLLRDFLDFGKIDAMMRDENLEDISCDGIDVPVFVYHGDYRDLRSNVVFDKDRLNSFTVRLAQRAGKHISVSDPLIDASLPDGSRIQLTLGSDIATRGSNFTIRKFAEVPYTPVDLIKWNTFDVDQMAYFWLAIENNKSLVFAGGTGSGKTTSMNAIGFFIPPNSKVVSIEDTREITLPHDNWIQSVSRPAVTDGGRGEVSMYELLQASLRQRPEYLLVGEVRTEQRVALTFFNAIATGHTSYTTIHADSVEGALARLENAPLSVPVQMIQDLDVLAIQKQIFTDDTRVRRNQVVAEIHASDDLTAIETDEVFRWDPRSDEYEHTGDSRLLAEIASERGWTTEELERELSVRTEVLEYLVDNDITDYHDVTRTIHTFQRDRDEVLEAIRADRLDDVVRAEAR, from the coding sequence ATGAATTCCTACGAGAAAACCGACGAGGGGGAGGACCGCACGGACACCACCGACGGGGGTTGGGCGGTGACCGATGTCGAGTCGACGTCGACGGGTGAGTCGGCCGAGACGGAGACCGGGGGAGACGAGGCCGCAGCAGGCCCGGAATACGGCCCACAGGTCGCCGAGGCAGCCACGGCCGAGGAGGCAGTGGACGCCGAGGAGACCGACAGCGACGAGACAGACGCTGCCGAGTCGACGACCGAGACCGAAGCCGGGGCGGCGACCGAGAGCGAATCACTCGTGCCCTCGGAGGAGACCGACGAGGAGCTGGAGCGACACCGCGGGGTCTCGACCATCTTCGAGGACGGCGAGACGGACGAGGAGGACGCCGAGGGGGCCGCGTCCGAAGAACTCGTCCGCCGCGAGGAGGACCCGGAGACCGACGAGGCGACCGACGCACCCTCCGAGGAGCTGGTCCTCCGCGAGGAGGACCCGGAGACCGACGAGGACGACGACGAGGACCCGACCGAGTTCGGGCCCGACGACCTCGTGCTGTGGGTCGAACAGCGCCAGACCGCGGCGCCCCGGGACATCGTCAAGGAGATACTGGACGACGTGAAGGCGTACTACGCCTCGGTCACGCTCGACACCGGCTTCGCCGAGCGACCAACCGACGAGTTCATCGAGGAGCGCTGGTTCGACTTCTCGTACCTCGAGGACCTCGTCGAGGTCGAACGTTACTGGGTCAACCGCCCCTACGCGTACGTCTCCATCATGTTCGACCGGGCGGCCAAGGAGTTCCGCTACGAGGTCACCGAGGTCGACCTCGACGGCTTCGAGCGCTACGTCCGTGAGGACCTCACGCGCATCCTGCGCAACAGTCTGATGTACCACGACATCGAGTCCGAGCGCGGCCGCGAGTTCGTCTTCGAGGAGAAGGCCAAGGAGATCATCGCGGAACACGCCGCCACGGTCGAGGACGGCAGCATCTACAAACTGCTGTACTACCTGCTGCGTGACTTCCTCGACTTCGGGAAGATAGACGCGATGATGCGCGACGAGAACCTGGAGGACATCTCGTGTGACGGCATCGACGTCCCGGTGTTCGTCTACCACGGCGACTACCGCGACCTGCGCTCGAACGTCGTCTTCGACAAGGACCGCCTGAACTCCTTTACGGTCAGGCTCGCCCAGCGCGCCGGCAAGCACATCTCCGTCTCCGACCCGCTCATCGACGCGAGCCTGCCGGACGGCTCGCGCATCCAGCTGACGCTGGGGTCGGACATCGCGACCCGCGGGTCGAACTTCACCATCCGCAAGTTCGCGGAGGTGCCGTACACCCCGGTCGACCTCATCAAGTGGAACACGTTCGACGTCGACCAGATGGCGTACTTCTGGCTCGCCATCGAGAACAACAAGTCGCTCGTGTTCGCGGGCGGTACGGGTTCAGGGAAGACGACCTCGATGAACGCCATCGGGTTCTTCATCCCGCCGAACTCGAAGGTCGTCTCCATCGAGGACACCCGCGAGATCACGCTGCCCCACGACAACTGGATCCAGTCCGTCTCGCGCCCCGCCGTCACCGACGGTGGCCGCGGCGAGGTCTCGATGTACGAACTGCTCCAGGCGTCGCTCCGGCAGCGCCCCGAGTACCTGCTCGTCGGCGAGGTCCGCACCGAACAGCGCGTCGCCCTGACGTTCTTCAACGCCATCGCGACCGGCCACACCTCGTACACGACCATCCACGCCGACTCCGTCGAGGGCGCACTCGCACGCCTGGAGAACGCGCCGCTGTCGGTCCCGGTCCAGATGATACAGGACCTCGACGTGCTGGCCATCCAGAAGCAGATATTCACCGACGACACCCGCGTCCGCCGCAACCAGGTCGTCGCGGAGATACACGCCAGCGACGACCTCACCGCCATCGAGACCGACGAGGTGTTCCGGTGGGACCCGCGCAGCGACGAGTACGAACACACCGGCGACTCGCGGCTGCTCGCGGAGATCGCGAGCGAGCGCGGCTGGACCACCGAGGAACTCGAGCGCGAACTGTCGGTCCGGACCGAGGTCCTCGAGTACCTCGTCGACAACGACATCACGGACTACCACGACGTCACCCGGACCATCCACACCTTCCAGCGCGACCGTGACGAGGTCCTGGAGGCCATCCGGGCCGACCGCCTGGACGACGTCGTCCGTGCGGAGGCGCGATGA
- a CDS encoding type II secretion system F family protein → MSTREGSGIDTPLSEGQTPLPDYEVSQYFPRSRDMTPEERRELRDQYGVVRTYFKARPGKYRDVQRWLNQARIGTTYDIYLTHSAILAMVGGAVGAVTGVLLTFWLANMGILGGLTSPVSAPGGITSLVSSNRFLFAGGASALLLGGTVGGSIWAFRYYYPRNVVSNRERAINVVLPHAITYMYAMSYGGMNLVEVFRALADSRDTYGDVADEFDMIVRDMELFGNDLFTALRNARNLTPSDNLEQFLDDLVSVLDSGGDVTSFFEDQSGHYAETAKDEQEEFLETLSVLSEIFIVAFVAAPLFIIVTLMVISFLGGSTLTGMATLIYVGLPLGMVGFLLLIDVLSAPFVQSGGVTLAEKRTEPIDTDDVADDERFEAYRKEQRHERLVELARDPLAVVKATPYLSLVFTVPAALAFTAAVVVQEFATPSVAGFEAAPVVATTLLVVLPLLIVSVPLSFFHERKRRREKVLAERFPDTLNVLSSANYMGIPLIDALDMIARWSKGVLADELRLVRNDIHWNHDLTAALVGLGNRLKVPHLTRTIKLIAEGGKSSGDMSKILAIAAEDTRNRHRIDRARQRAMSSYIAIVVIGFLVYLMVIVLIDASYFGAIAQTTAQTENLAEAQAAGFASLSNVPLDTYRALFFHSVIIMAVGSGMLAGKLSDNDTLSGLKYSIGLTLVAVATFVLV, encoded by the coding sequence ATGAGCACCCGCGAGGGGAGTGGCATCGACACCCCCCTGAGCGAGGGCCAGACGCCGCTGCCCGACTACGAGGTCAGCCAGTACTTCCCGCGGTCGCGGGACATGACCCCCGAGGAACGGCGCGAACTGCGCGACCAGTACGGGGTCGTCCGCACGTACTTCAAGGCCCGCCCGGGCAAGTACCGCGACGTCCAGCGCTGGCTGAACCAGGCGCGCATCGGGACGACCTACGACATCTACCTCACCCACAGCGCCATCCTCGCGATGGTCGGCGGGGCGGTCGGTGCCGTCACCGGCGTCCTGCTGACGTTCTGGCTGGCCAACATGGGCATCCTCGGCGGCCTCACCTCGCCGGTGTCGGCACCTGGCGGCATCACGTCGCTGGTGTCCTCGAACCGGTTCCTGTTCGCCGGGGGCGCCTCGGCGCTCCTGCTCGGCGGGACGGTCGGGGGCTCGATATGGGCCTTCCGCTACTACTACCCGCGCAACGTCGTCTCGAACCGCGAACGCGCCATCAACGTCGTCCTGCCCCACGCCATCACGTACATGTACGCGATGAGCTACGGCGGGATGAACCTCGTCGAGGTGTTCCGGGCGCTCGCGGACTCCCGGGACACCTACGGCGACGTGGCCGACGAGTTCGACATGATCGTCCGGGACATGGAGCTGTTCGGGAACGACCTGTTCACCGCGCTCCGGAACGCCCGGAACCTCACGCCGAGTGACAACCTCGAACAGTTCCTCGACGACCTCGTGAGCGTGCTCGACTCCGGTGGGGACGTTACCTCGTTCTTCGAGGACCAGTCCGGCCACTACGCCGAGACCGCCAAGGACGAACAGGAGGAGTTCCTGGAGACGCTCTCGGTGCTCTCGGAGATATTCATCGTCGCGTTCGTCGCCGCGCCGCTGTTCATCATCGTGACGCTGATGGTCATCAGTTTCCTCGGCGGCTCGACGCTGACCGGGATGGCGACGCTCATCTACGTCGGCCTCCCGCTGGGGATGGTGGGCTTCCTGTTGCTCATCGACGTGCTCTCGGCCCCGTTCGTCCAGAGCGGGGGCGTGACCCTCGCGGAGAAGCGCACCGAACCCATCGACACCGACGACGTCGCGGACGACGAGCGCTTCGAGGCCTACCGCAAGGAACAGCGCCACGAGCGCCTCGTCGAACTCGCACGCGACCCGCTGGCCGTGGTCAAGGCGACCCCGTACCTGTCGCTCGTGTTCACGGTCCCGGCCGCACTGGCGTTCACCGCCGCGGTCGTCGTCCAGGAGTTCGCGACCCCCTCGGTGGCCGGCTTCGAGGCCGCCCCGGTCGTGGCGACCACCCTGCTGGTCGTCCTGCCGCTGCTCATCGTCTCCGTGCCGCTGTCGTTCTTCCACGAACGCAAGCGCCGCCGCGAGAAGGTCCTCGCCGAGCGCTTCCCCGACACGCTGAACGTGCTGTCGAGTGCGAACTACATGGGCATCCCGCTCATCGACGCGCTCGACATGATCGCTCGCTGGTCGAAGGGCGTCCTCGCCGACGAGTTACGACTCGTCCGCAACGACATCCACTGGAACCACGACCTCACGGCAGCGCTCGTCGGGCTCGGCAACCGGCTGAAGGTGCCCCACCTGACCCGCACCATCAAGCTCATCGCGGAAGGCGGGAAGTCCTCCGGCGACATGTCGAAGATCCTCGCCATCGCGGCCGAGGACACCCGCAACCGCCACCGCATCGACCGGGCCCGCCAGCGCGCGATGTCGTCGTACATCGCCATCGTGGTCATCGGGTTCCTCGTGTACCTGATGGTCATCGTGCTCATCGACGCGAGCTACTTCGGTGCCATCGCCCAGACGACCGCCCAGACGGAGAACCTCGCGGAGGCACAGGCGGCCGGGTTCGCCTCGCTGAGCAACGTCCCGCTGGACACCTACCGGGCGCTGTTCTTCCACTCCGTCATCATCATGGCGGTGGGAAGTGGCATGCTCGCGGGCAAACTCTCGGACAACGACACCCTGTCGGGGTTGAAGTACAGTATCGGCCTGACGCTCGTCGCGGTCGCGACGTTCGTCCTGGTCTGA
- a CDS encoding Ig-like domain-containing protein — protein sequence MQHTNKTFRIGGDERGVSPVLGGILIFGLVLALLALTQVSLVPAMNGNVEFEHNQGVQDDFEALHSSTYRVASTGAPESTSIQLGTRYPARMFLVNPAPASGSLTSDQLGVTIENVSALDADTREYLQSLGDTLDVNTSSLVYQPRYNQYTTAPATAYEYGVVYNRFGNAATTLVADEGFIDGNRITLVAVAADISEQQVGSKQLTVHPVSAPAQGIAVTNTTGDTLTLRVKTTLPEARWDEILADQQVANGGKVVAYTYTTGTNYNTLVVTLASGQVYDLRLAGIGIEETVATPSLDATYLVKQSGGDRYLTVGASEPLTVQVRDAYNNPVSGVVVNASVSGKGSLVTTAEQTDEDGEATFQYDPGMDNGSATVTVWFGSNAADPVKSTTYGITVGDKPEVDLGDTINPDSSEGSFRLETASRVGGAGGETVEMEFTNNGTERTISEVRINMYIQGKPGNNNPRPISAELTDATGSTTYATVAVGGKYVEIPTADRPTFGDGATATLRVNFYTDAGATTAYSASNSDDFFVVSLTFDDGETAVYFVPSYV from the coding sequence ATGCAACACACCAACAAGACATTCAGAATCGGGGGTGACGAGCGCGGCGTCTCGCCGGTGCTCGGGGGTATCCTCATCTTCGGGCTCGTGCTCGCCCTGCTCGCGCTGACGCAGGTCAGTCTCGTGCCGGCGATGAACGGGAACGTCGAATTCGAACACAACCAGGGCGTCCAGGACGACTTCGAGGCGCTCCACAGCAGTACGTACCGCGTCGCCAGTACCGGCGCGCCGGAGTCGACCAGCATCCAGCTCGGCACCCGGTACCCGGCCCGGATGTTCCTCGTGAACCCGGCGCCGGCCTCGGGGTCGCTCACCAGTGACCAGCTCGGCGTCACCATCGAGAACGTGTCGGCACTCGACGCCGACACCCGGGAATACCTCCAGTCGCTGGGAGACACGCTCGACGTGAACACCAGCTCGCTGGTGTACCAGCCGCGGTACAACCAGTACACGACGGCACCCGCGACGGCGTACGAGTACGGCGTCGTCTACAACCGCTTCGGGAACGCGGCGACCACCCTCGTCGCCGACGAGGGGTTCATCGACGGGAACCGCATCACGCTGGTCGCCGTCGCCGCCGACATCAGTGAACAGCAGGTCGGCTCCAAGCAGTTGACCGTCCACCCGGTGAGCGCGCCCGCCCAGGGCATCGCGGTGACCAACACCACCGGTGACACCCTCACGCTCCGGGTCAAGACGACCCTGCCCGAGGCCCGGTGGGACGAGATCCTCGCCGACCAGCAGGTCGCCAACGGCGGCAAGGTCGTCGCGTACACCTACACAACCGGCACGAACTACAACACGCTGGTCGTGACGCTCGCCTCGGGGCAGGTCTACGACCTCCGACTGGCCGGTATCGGCATCGAGGAGACCGTCGCGACGCCCTCCCTCGACGCGACGTACCTCGTCAAGCAGTCGGGTGGCGACCGCTACCTCACGGTGGGTGCGTCAGAGCCCCTCACCGTGCAGGTCAGAGACGCCTACAACAACCCCGTCAGTGGCGTCGTGGTCAACGCCTCCGTCAGCGGTAAGGGGTCGCTCGTGACCACCGCCGAGCAGACCGACGAGGACGGCGAGGCGACCTTCCAGTACGACCCGGGGATGGACAACGGGAGCGCGACCGTCACGGTCTGGTTCGGCAGCAACGCGGCCGACCCGGTGAAGTCGACCACCTACGGCATCACCGTCGGTGACAAGCCCGAGGTCGACCTCGGCGACACCATCAACCCGGACTCCAGCGAAGGGAGCTTCCGCCTCGAGACCGCCTCGCGCGTCGGCGGTGCTGGCGGTGAGACCGTCGAGATGGAGTTCACCAACAACGGGACGGAACGGACCATCAGCGAGGTCCGGATCAACATGTACATCCAGGGCAAGCCCGGGAACAACAACCCCCGGCCCATCTCCGCGGAGTTGACCGACGCGACCGGGTCGACCACCTACGCGACCGTCGCCGTCGGTGGGAAGTACGTCGAGATTCCCACGGCCGACAGGCCGACCTTCGGAGACGGCGCCACCGCGACGTTGCGCGTGAACTTCTACACCGACGCGGGAGCGACGACCGCGTACAGCGCGTCGAACTCCGACGACTTCTTCGTCGTCTCGCTGACGTTCGACGACGGGGAGACGGCGGTGTACTTCGTCCCGTCGTACGTCTGA
- a CDS encoding EamA family transporter, translating to MTGELLVPGLAIAAAAIWALSMTLQKRGLADGGTVLQGSLVVAVMDAVCYWTVIGGVAATSGHTPPITPFILGIFFVSGTVGTAIARLSSFVGIDRVGASVNSAGISTRPLFAAALAFLFIGEVVNEVTVAGIVVLVVGLVVLTLSKGGDLSGWQPWELVFPIFAAIAYGGSDVVRRFGLTETPVTALEAVALHETWGVLWLVAIIGGRVGWDAVDIPRRALGYFFVAGLLNASSLFLFFAALDRGNVAIVSSLVGTAPLFVAVFTALLLGDLERVTRGLAAGALLVVVGATLITFA from the coding sequence GTGACCGGCGAACTGCTCGTCCCCGGACTGGCGATCGCGGCGGCCGCCATCTGGGCGCTCTCGATGACACTCCAGAAACGCGGCCTCGCCGACGGTGGCACGGTCCTGCAGGGCTCGCTCGTCGTCGCGGTGATGGACGCGGTCTGCTACTGGACCGTCATCGGCGGCGTCGCGGCCACGAGCGGCCATACCCCGCCAATCACGCCGTTCATCCTCGGCATCTTCTTCGTCTCCGGGACGGTCGGGACCGCCATCGCGCGCCTCTCCTCGTTCGTCGGCATCGACCGGGTCGGCGCGAGCGTGAACTCCGCCGGCATCTCGACGCGGCCGCTGTTCGCCGCCGCCCTCGCGTTCCTGTTCATCGGCGAGGTGGTCAACGAGGTGACGGTGGCGGGCATCGTCGTCCTCGTGGTCGGCCTCGTCGTCCTCACCCTCTCGAAGGGCGGCGACCTCTCGGGCTGGCAGCCCTGGGAGCTCGTCTTCCCCATCTTCGCGGCCATCGCCTACGGCGGCAGCGACGTGGTCCGGCGCTTCGGCCTCACCGAGACGCCCGTCACTGCGCTGGAGGCGGTCGCCCTGCACGAGACGTGGGGCGTGCTCTGGCTCGTCGCCATCATCGGCGGGCGCGTCGGCTGGGACGCCGTCGACATCCCGCGGCGTGCCCTCGGCTACTTCTTCGTCGCCGGGCTGCTCAACGCGAGCTCGCTGTTCCTGTTCTTCGCCGCGCTCGACCGCGGGAACGTCGCCATCGTCTCCTCGCTGGTCGGGACCGCCCCCCTGTTCGTCGCGGTGTTCACGGCCCTGCTGCTGGGCGACCTGGAGCGGGTGACCCGCGGCCTGGCGGCGGGCGCGCTGCTGGTGGTCGTGGGTGCGACGCTCATCACGTTCGCGTGA
- a CDS encoding NAD(P)/FAD-dependent oxidoreductase encodes MTRTVAVVGAGVAGVGVADALRETDAAVTLFDKGRGISGRAATRRKHGCRYDHGANYIKPGEDAWVDDLLDELGTDGLADIEEPVWTHDADGTIAEGRDDESHKWTYVQGITQFAKRVRERADAPVHKSTRVESIDRDEDGWHLTDTDGEDYGPFDVLVLTPPAPQTADLLADTDWADDRLARLHDAVDAVPYRTIRTLVLHYPFELDRPWYALVNPDREHPVGWLSREECKPGHVPDGESLLVAQMSPGWSVDHYDDPAEDAAAAAADLVATLLDDDRLTEPDWVDSQGWRYALPDAAVDAEAARCAEDAGLFVAGDWVVGEGRVHRAFENGRTVGARVADHLA; translated from the coding sequence ATGACACGAACGGTCGCTGTCGTCGGTGCCGGCGTCGCCGGCGTCGGCGTCGCGGACGCGCTCCGGGAGACCGACGCCGCGGTGACGCTGTTCGACAAGGGCAGAGGCATCTCCGGCCGGGCCGCGACCCGCCGCAAGCACGGCTGTCGCTACGACCACGGCGCGAACTACATCAAGCCGGGCGAGGACGCGTGGGTCGACGACCTGCTCGACGAGCTCGGGACAGACGGACTGGCGGACATCGAAGAACCCGTGTGGACTCACGACGCCGACGGGACCATCGCGGAGGGTCGCGACGACGAGTCGCACAAGTGGACCTACGTGCAGGGAATCACCCAGTTCGCCAAGCGCGTCCGGGAGCGAGCAGACGCCCCCGTCCACAAGTCGACCCGCGTCGAGTCCATCGACCGCGACGAGGATGGCTGGCACCTCACCGACACCGACGGCGAGGATTACGGCCCCTTCGACGTGCTCGTGCTCACGCCACCCGCCCCACAGACCGCCGACCTCCTCGCCGACACGGACTGGGCCGACGACCGGCTCGCGCGGCTCCACGACGCTGTCGACGCCGTCCCCTACCGGACCATCCGGACGCTCGTGTTGCACTACCCGTTCGAACTCGACCGGCCGTGGTACGCGCTGGTCAACCCGGACCGCGAGCACCCCGTGGGCTGGCTCTCGCGCGAGGAGTGCAAGCCCGGGCACGTCCCCGACGGCGAGAGCCTGCTCGTCGCCCAGATGAGCCCCGGGTGGTCGGTCGACCACTACGACGACCCGGCCGAGGACGCGGCCGCAGCAGCCGCCGACCTCGTGGCGACCCTGCTGGACGACGACCGGCTGACCGAGCCGGACTGGGTCGACTCGCAGGGCTGGCGATACGCGCTCCCCGACGCCGCTGTCGACGCCGAGGCCGCCCGCTGTGCCGAGGATGCGGGCCTGTTCGTCGCGGGTGACTGGGTTGTCGGCGAGGGCCGCGTCCACCGCGCGTTCGAGAACGGCCGGACGGTCGGCGCCCGCGTCGCCGACCACCTCGCCTGA
- a CDS encoding cation:proton antiporter, with protein MRGIEPLLASVVAIFAIAFVVRRLVDRRSDLSYASVLVAVGLLVSVLGVDFGLELSADLILAVLLPTIVFEGTTGLDVRELRRNAVLIVVLAVVGLPLGVALLGLLGTVAFGFSLLVALLFAAVVLPTDPAAVLSLFEQFDVGDRLSVTIEGESLLNDGVAIVVFSTLVAAFQQADGAGGAVASLATADEAAWFVFDVALVGGGGFAVGAVVGYVAHLGARRLRDRLAVMLLTVVVAYGSFLLAEWALGVSGILATVGAGLLMGAHEQTHEHMSAPESFVQQVWHVAAFLVSTVLYVLIGAAVDVAQFVQYGEFVVLAAVLVVLVRALTIYPLVTATNRVLEDPLPLRAQHIMVWGGLHTVVPVGLALSLPPGVPEREVVQTMVFGVAIVSVVAQGLLMPAVLRATGYDRPDLSRSVR; from the coding sequence ATGCGCGGAATCGAGCCCCTGCTCGCGAGCGTCGTGGCCATCTTCGCCATCGCGTTCGTCGTGCGACGCCTGGTCGACCGCCGGAGCGACCTCTCGTACGCGAGCGTACTGGTCGCGGTCGGCCTCCTCGTCTCCGTGCTGGGAGTCGACTTCGGGCTCGAACTGTCCGCGGACCTCATCCTCGCGGTGTTGCTCCCGACCATCGTCTTCGAGGGGACGACGGGACTGGACGTCCGCGAGCTCCGGCGGAACGCGGTGCTGATCGTCGTCCTCGCGGTCGTCGGTCTCCCACTGGGGGTCGCACTCCTCGGGCTCCTCGGGACGGTCGCCTTCGGTTTCTCGCTCCTCGTCGCCCTGCTGTTCGCGGCGGTCGTCCTGCCGACCGACCCGGCGGCGGTGCTCTCGCTGTTCGAGCAGTTCGACGTGGGGGACCGCCTGTCGGTGACCATCGAGGGCGAGAGCCTGCTGAACGACGGCGTCGCCATCGTCGTCTTCTCGACGCTGGTCGCGGCGTTCCAGCAGGCAGACGGTGCGGGCGGAGCAGTCGCGTCGCTGGCGACCGCCGACGAGGCGGCGTGGTTCGTGTTCGACGTGGCACTCGTCGGTGGCGGCGGCTTCGCCGTCGGAGCCGTGGTCGGCTACGTGGCACACCTGGGGGCGCGCCGACTGCGAGACAGGCTGGCGGTGATGCTCCTGACGGTCGTCGTCGCCTACGGGAGCTTCCTGCTCGCGGAGTGGGCGCTCGGGGTCTCGGGCATCCTCGCGACCGTCGGGGCCGGGCTCCTGATGGGGGCGCACGAACAGACCCACGAGCACATGTCTGCCCCGGAGTCGTTCGTCCAGCAGGTCTGGCACGTCGCCGCCTTCCTCGTGAGCACGGTGCTCTACGTGCTCATCGGCGCCGCCGTCGACGTGGCGCAGTTCGTCCAGTACGGCGAGTTCGTCGTGCTGGCCGCGGTGCTGGTGGTGCTCGTCCGGGCGCTGACCATCTACCCGCTGGTGACGGCGACGAACCGGGTGCTCGAGGACCCGCTTCCCCTGCGGGCCCAGCACATCATGGTGTGGGGTGGCCTGCACACCGTGGTGCCGGTCGGGCTGGCGCTGTCGCTCCCGCCGGGAGTGCCCGAACGCGAGGTGGTCCAGACGATGGTGTTCGGCGTGGCCATCGTCAGCGTGGTCGCCCAGGGTCTGCTGATGCCGGCGGTGCTCCGGGCGACCGGCTACGACCGGCCGGACCTGTCGCGGTCGGTGAGGTGA
- a CDS encoding redox-regulated ATPase YchF encodes MSYKIGLVGKPSVGKSTFFNAATMNDVPEGAYPFTTIDPSVGEAYVRVDCAAPEFDESCTPDTGYCQEGTRYVPTKLVDVAGLVPGAHEGRGLGNQFLTDLNEADVLVHVVDFSGTTDIEGENTEGHDPREDIDFLENELDQWYVGILQKGIEKFQNRYQGQDELAIEVELAEQMSAFGINKDEVKKLILRLDLGFEPGAWDEQDREDLAREIRQYTKPMVIAANKMDTPAAQANWDEITSDPDYDHLTFVPASAHAEKALKNAAEQGVVDYHAGDEDFDIVADVSEEQEQGLEQIREFVTEYGGTGVQQAIETALFDELGVIAVFPGGAEAMGDEQGRVMRDCFLLPEGATTSDFAYHLHSDIGDGLLHGLNCRTKRQIGGDTELDHREVVELVTTS; translated from the coding sequence ATGAGCTACAAGATCGGTCTCGTGGGCAAGCCCTCCGTGGGCAAGTCCACCTTCTTCAACGCGGCGACGATGAACGACGTGCCGGAGGGCGCGTACCCGTTCACGACCATCGACCCCTCCGTCGGCGAGGCGTACGTCCGGGTCGACTGTGCGGCCCCGGAGTTCGACGAGTCGTGTACACCCGACACGGGCTACTGCCAGGAGGGCACACGCTACGTCCCGACGAAACTCGTGGACGTGGCCGGGCTCGTCCCCGGTGCCCACGAGGGCCGCGGCCTCGGGAACCAGTTCCTCACCGACCTGAACGAGGCCGACGTGCTGGTCCACGTCGTCGACTTCTCGGGCACCACCGACATCGAGGGCGAGAACACCGAGGGCCACGACCCCCGCGAGGACATCGACTTCCTCGAGAACGAACTCGACCAGTGGTACGTCGGCATCCTCCAGAAGGGCATCGAGAAGTTCCAGAACCGCTACCAGGGCCAGGACGAACTCGCCATCGAGGTCGAACTCGCCGAGCAGATGTCCGCCTTCGGCATCAACAAGGACGAGGTCAAGAAGCTCATCCTCCGACTGGACCTCGGCTTCGAACCCGGGGCGTGGGACGAACAGGACCGCGAGGACCTCGCCCGGGAGATCCGCCAGTACACCAAGCCGATGGTCATCGCGGCGAACAAGATGGACACCCCGGCCGCCCAGGCGAACTGGGACGAGATCACCAGCGACCCCGACTACGACCATCTCACCTTCGTCCCGGCCAGCGCTCACGCCGAGAAGGCCCTCAAGAACGCGGCCGAGCAGGGTGTCGTGGACTACCATGCCGGCGACGAGGACTTCGACATCGTCGCCGACGTCTCCGAAGAGCAGGAGCAGGGCCTCGAACAGATCCGCGAGTTCGTCACCGAGTACGGCGGTACCGGCGTCCAGCAGGCCATCGAGACCGCGCTGTTCGACGAACTCGGTGTCATCGCCGTCTTCCCCGGCGGTGCCGAGGCCATGGGCGACGAGCAGGGTCGGGTCATGCGCGACTGCTTCCTCCTGCCCGAGGGCGCGACCACCTCCGACTTCGCGTACCACCTCCACTCCGACATCGGCGACGGCCTGCTCCACGGCCTGAACTGCAGGACCAAGCGCCAGATCGGCGGCGACACCGAACTCGACCACCGCGAGGTCGTCGAACTCGTCACCACCAGCTGA